The Lysobacter gummosus genome includes a region encoding these proteins:
- the rsmD gene encoding 16S rRNA (guanine(966)-N(2))-methyltransferase RsmD, with protein sequence MNNSRRGPPGPPIGPSRRGPGGADSPTGKVRIIGGRWRGTRLDVADSPGLRPTSDRVRETLFNWLLPALPGARVLDLFAGSGALGMEALSRGAASAVLVERDPALAANLRALAARLQGGQAAQIVQADALGWLAGQAPAGEGGAGFDLAFVDPPFAAGLWDAVWPALLPTLAPSAWLYVEAPIATAVALPPPWSPHREGATREVRYALYRRIDA encoded by the coding sequence ATGAACAATTCCCGACGCGGCCCGCCTGGCCCCCCGATCGGCCCGTCCCGGCGCGGCCCGGGCGGCGCCGACTCACCGACCGGCAAGGTGCGCATCATCGGCGGCCGTTGGCGCGGTACCCGCCTGGACGTCGCCGATTCGCCGGGCCTGCGCCCGACCTCCGACCGGGTCCGCGAAACCCTGTTCAACTGGCTGTTGCCGGCGCTGCCGGGCGCGCGCGTGCTGGATCTGTTCGCCGGCAGCGGCGCGCTGGGCATGGAGGCGCTGTCGCGCGGCGCCGCTTCGGCGGTGCTGGTCGAACGCGACCCGGCGCTGGCGGCGAACCTGCGCGCGCTGGCGGCGCGGTTGCAGGGCGGGCAGGCGGCGCAGATTGTCCAGGCCGATGCGCTGGGCTGGCTGGCCGGGCAGGCGCCGGCGGGCGAGGGCGGGGCCGGTTTCGATCTGGCCTTCGTCGATCCGCCGTTCGCGGCCGGGCTATGGGACGCGGTCTGGCCGGCCTTGTTGCCGACGCTGGCGCCTTCGGCCTGGCTGTACGTGGAAGCGCCGATCGCGACGGCCGTCGCATTGCCGCCGCCGTGGTCGCCGCATCGCGAAGGCGCCACGCGCGAGGTGCGTTACGCGCTGTATAGGCGCATCGACGCTTGA
- the coaD gene encoding pantetheine-phosphate adenylyltransferase has product MSSARNRIAVYPGTFDPITNGHVDLVDRAAPLFERMIIGVAESPGKGPALPLATRVDLARQAVAHHAHVEVRGFNCLLAHFVAEVGGGVLLRGLRAVSDFEYEFQLASMNRHLIPEVETLFLTPAEQYGFISSSLVREIARLGGDVSGFVPPAVAQALQAEWQRKKN; this is encoded by the coding sequence ATGAGCTCGGCCCGCAATCGCATCGCCGTCTATCCCGGCACGTTCGACCCCATCACCAATGGTCACGTCGATCTGGTCGATCGCGCCGCGCCGCTGTTCGAACGCATGATCATCGGCGTCGCCGAGAGCCCGGGCAAAGGCCCGGCGCTGCCGCTGGCGACCCGCGTGGACCTGGCGCGGCAGGCGGTGGCTCACCATGCTCATGTCGAGGTACGCGGCTTCAACTGCCTGCTGGCGCATTTCGTCGCCGAAGTCGGCGGCGGCGTGCTGCTGCGCGGGCTGCGCGCGGTGTCGGACTTCGAATACGAATTCCAGCTGGCCAGCATGAACCGCCATCTGATTCCCGAGGTCGAGACCCTGTTCCTGACCCCGGCGGAGCAATACGGCTTCATTTCGTCCTCGCTGGTGCGCGAAATCGCGCGCCTGGGCGGGGACGTTTCCGGCTTCGTGCCGCCGGCGGTGGCGCAAGCGCTGCAGGCCGAGTGGCAACGCAAGAAAAACTGA